The nucleotide sequence GCAAACTTTTATGGAATTAAATAAAACAAGAATCATGACTAAAAGATACACCCTTGCTTTGGATCTAAAGAACGATCCAAAACTGATCGAAGAATACGAGGCCTACCATCAAGAAGTGTGGCCTGAAATTATCAAAAGCATTAAAGATGCAGGTATTGAAAGCATGGAAATCTACCGCTGGGAGAACAGGCTTTTTATGATTATGGAAACCACTCCTGAGTTTTCTTTTGAGAAAAAAGCAGAAATGGATGCCGCCAACCCGAAAGTCAGGGAATGGGAAGACCTGATGTGGACATTCCAACAGGGACTACCAGGGCTGCCTGAAGGTGAAAAGTGGCAAGTGATGAAGCAGGTATTTGATATGAAATAAATAGTATTGAGTAGGGAGTCTTGAGTAAGTAATAAGAAGGAATATCGCTTTTAAGCTGTCATTAAAGTGATGTCAGCCTGAGCCCTTAGACTTAGCTCAGGATAAACTTAAGCCAAAGGTTAAAGATTGGAGCTCTATTCTACTTGGTGGTTAGACCGATCCGATCAGACTGACTTGTTGTCCCGTCAGCTTAGCTGCGGGACGTTTCAATTATGAGGAGAGCTCATTCTATTAAAATACAAAAGGGGAAATTAAAGCCAATTACAGATGAACAACACAAATTTCACTAGCCTCATTTTGCTTCTTATCACCTTTATTTCTTGCTCGTCTCCAAATCAGTCAAAGCAGCAATCTATGCTGTTGGATGTACCTTTTGAAACTGACAGCACAAAAACATATGCTGAGCCTTATTTAATGACCACTGCTACTGGACAAACTTATATGTCTTGGATTGAAGAAGGTGAGAATGGAGCTGAGTTAAGGTATGCTTACTTTGACCAAGGAAAATGGAAAAGCCCCCAAAGTATAGCCTCAGGCAATAATTGGTTTATCAACTGGGCTGATTATCCTCAAATTGCCAGCAAAGATGGAAAATCAATGCTTTCATTTTTCCTTC is from Echinicola marina and encodes:
- a CDS encoding L-rhamnose mutarotase is translated as MTKRYTLALDLKNDPKLIEEYEAYHQEVWPEIIKSIKDAGIESMEIYRWENRLFMIMETTPEFSFEKKAEMDAANPKVREWEDLMWTFQQGLPGLPEGEKWQVMKQVFDMK